In the genome of uncultured Fibrobacter sp., the window CTATACCAAGTACGAGCAGAGCGACCGCGTCAAGAGTATCAGTTACCAGTACAATGGTGCTGGCTACTTGCTGATGAAACCCTCTGACAAGAAGACTCTTTGTACAGAAGGTGATGGCATGGAAGGTGCCGATGGTATTGTTCACCACCCGGATGGCGACCTGTTGGTGGCCGGTCAGGGCGAACGCATTTTCAAGGTGAGCAAGACTGCCAAGGAAAATGGCGGAGCATGCCGTGTCGCAAGGGCTACTCCTGCAACGCGTAAGGGCGGTTTCTGGCATTTGATGATGGACCCGAAGGGTGATAACCTTTGGGCTGCCGGTATTCCGGGCTATCTGTACCGTTTCTCGACGAAAACCGATCCGCAAAACAATAACTTTGCAACGACCGGTTATCAGGTTGAATTGAGACCCAAGGGACCGAAGCACACCTCTGAAGAAGACAAGAAACTGGCGACCGTGATTTGGGACGGTGATGGTACTGCCTTCTTTACGCGTTCTGACTATTTCGGCGGTGGCTGCGAAGCTGGCGGCGGATATAGGGCCTGTACGGAACAGGAACGCAAGAATAAAAACAACCTCAAGGATTCGTATTTCGGCGTGTTTACCGATACGACCTGGGTGACGGTGACCAATGCGAACCGCGGTACGTATGGCGGAAATGTCGGTGATAAGGTCATCACTTCTGTCGATACTAAGGTTTTGATTGACTCGTTGGAAGGTGCTCATGGTGGCGCCTACGATACTTATTCCAAAACGATCTTTGTGTTCGGTGGTTCTCGCATTGTGCAGATCCAGCCCTATCGCGAAGGTGGCGAAGTCAAGGCGAAAGTCGTTGCGACTATTGACCTCCGTGAATATTTCTTTGAAGAATCTAAGACGAATTTGAGTGGCCCGAGAACCAGTGGCGTGGGCTGGCGTTTGGACCAGGGTACCACGGATGGCTATGGTCACCTTTTTGTGGCTTCTAATACGGGTCACATGATTTTTGTGGATTATGCCGCAAACCCCAAGAAGTTGATTAATGACAACGTTTTGATTCATGTGCAGTGGATTGACAACTACCTTGATGACTTGGCTCCGCTTTCGGGCGTGGGCGTGATTCGTGAAGGTGGTAATTCGGGTGGCGACGAAGAATTTTCGAGCGCTTCTCAGAGCAGCTCTTCGCTGGTGGAATATCATGAATCTTCGAGCAGCGCAAAGTCTAGCAGCAGCGGCGGTTCTAACCTGAGCTCCGGCGGCAATGGCAATAGCTCCGCTGGCGATGGCACCAGTTCTGGCGGAAACGGCAATGGCTCTAGCAGCAGCGACGGTTCTTCTAACCTGAGCTCTGGCGGCAATGGCAATAGCTCCGCTGGCGATGGCACCAGTTCTGGCGGAAACGGCAATGGCTCTAGCAGCAGCGATGGTTCTTCTAACCTGAGCTCTGGCGGCAATGGCAACAGCTCCGCTGGCGATGGCACCAGTTCTGCAGGTAACGGTAATGGCTCTAGCGGTAATGACGGCTCTAGCAGCAATAGCAATGGTAACGGCTCTAGCAGCAGTGAACAGGGCAATGGCGAAGATGTGGGTGGCAATTCTTCTTCGAGCCGTACTATCGGAACAGGCGAAGATGAAGGTGAATCCAGTTCTTCGAGAGGCCAGTATTTCGGTGCTGAAGACTATGACGAAGATCCGGGTACGGGCTTCGATGAATACCCGTCTGCCGATGACTTTGAAAAGGGTGATTCCCTTGTTTCTAAGACGGTTGTTCTTAGCCCGACTGATCCGGATCCGAGTGACCCCAATGTGGTCGTTGTCAACGGCAACCACTATAAGTTGACGAATGACCCCAAGGGAATCCCGATGGATTTGCGTTATAACTCCGGCCTGGATTCTGCCAAGGTGGGCGATGTCGTTGCCATTACCTTGGATAAGGATAAGGTCAAGAAATATTTCGACTCTCCGGATTCTCTCCGCATTGTTTCGAAGACCGGTGTGAAAATCGTTGACCCGACGGATGGCTCCAAGAATGAATCCCTGGTTGTCAATGCCGATGGTTCCGTGACGATTTTCGTAACGGCTGACGAAGTGGTTCAGGGCGGCTCGATCAAGGTGTACGGTGGTAATGAAATGGTCATTATCGACAACATCAACTTCTACGATCCGATTCCGGATACTCGCGTCGGCTACATCAAGGATACCGACGGCGACATGGATTTGGACTATGTAGAAATTCTGCTGGATGATACGTTGTCTTCGAGCTACTATCTGGATGGTGTGAAACTGGTGATTGGCAAGGATACCTTGAATTGCGTGAACCCCATGCTGAACACGGCTCGCGACCGTATTTTGGTTTCTCGTGTGGATGAGTCTCTTCCCTTGCCGGGCGTTGGCGAATTCCCGAAGGATGCCAAGGCTTTGGTGATTTATGGCGACAAGGCTAGCGATGGTGCGACCTATGTGCGTGAATCAGCGATTGTGGAAGTGGGCAGCAATGTGATTAAGGATGCCTTCGCTATTCGCAATGCGAACGGTCTTGACTCGCTGTTCTTGCAGTATAACATTGATTTGTTCCCGGTAGATATCGGCATGCCTGAAATGTTGGTCATGATCAAGCAGAGTGCCGAACGCTATGGCTTCGATGTGGATCAGATCAAGAAGGTCTACATGCCTGCCAAGGATATCGTGATTTTGGTTGGCAAGAACTTCAAGTTGAAGGGTAGTGACAAGGATAGCGTGTCGCTGTATCCGGGTGTAACCTTCACGAACTTGCCTTACATTACCTCTGACGAATATGAACGCGAAGTTCCTGTTCAGGTGGTTGACAGATTTCCGATGGTTCAGAATGTGGAATACTGGGATACCGATGGCGATGGCGTTCTCGACCAGATCGTGACCGTGTTCGACAAGAAGTTGACAAAGGAAGATCTCGATGGATCGCTCTACATGAGCTTCCCGTGGTACAGCTATCGCGGAATGATGATCCAGTTGCAGGCTCAGCCTGAAAACATGAAGATCGATCCGAAGGATTCGACTCGCGTTGTCTGGGATGTTATCTCGACGACAAGGCTTGCTTCTGGTATCACGAGCATTCCGGAAGACTTGCCGCAGGCAACGGTCTATACCTACTACAAGATCTTTGGCGAAACCTTCGTGAACGAAGACGTGGCTCCGCTGGTTGACAAGATGGCACCGGTCGTTGCTAGCGCAACGCTCAGCTACGGCAAGAAGGCCGATACTCTTGAAATCAAGTTCTCGGAACCGATTCTCACGAAGAAGCTTAAGGGAACCGATTACTTCTCCTATATTCATGGCGAAGAAACAATCGAGCTGACCCCGACAAGAATTGACTGGTCTCCGGATGGCCTTACCGCAAAGCTCGTCTTTAACGGTAGCGATGGCACGATTATGCCGGGTGACTCCATTGTGGTCCATAAGGGTGCTAAGGATGCAATTAAGGATAACTACGGTAACATCGCTGGTGAAAATCCGCAGGCGGTTATTATCGGTGGTCTCTTGAACCACTTGGTCGAAGCCACTCAGATGGGTACTTTCGACATCAATGATGATACCCCGAAGGAAGATGCTGACGGCAAGAGCTACACGCTGCAGACTGTCAGCTCTGTGAACCTGCGCTATGTGCCGGGATCGACGACCAAGGAAGATATGGAAAAGGAGGGCGCGCTTGGACAGTTGGTGCAGCTCGGCGAACGCTTTGTACCGCAGCTCCTGGACCGTGCCCAGGTATCTGCCGACGGTACGTATGATCCGTCTGTGCTCGATTCCTTGAAGCCCGAAGATGTGTACATCTCGTTCATCGTGAACTACTTCGATCACTTGGGCCAGTACGTGAACGACACCATTATCACGGTGCCTTGCGAAAGCCCGAAGTTCGGCGGTAACTGCCTTGAAACCGACAAGAAGGTCTTTGTGAACTGGAACTTCAAGGATCACAAGGGACGTTTCGTTGGAACGGGCGTGTACACCGTGCAGTTCAAGATGGTTGTCCGCTACGAAGACAAGAAGATTGTCGAAGAGATCAAGGACAAGTGGGGCGTCCGCCGCAAGAAACACAAGAAGTAGGGGCGGCTGCGCCGCAGTTAATAGTACTCAGTTACGAGTTCTGAGCAAAAAAATGAAAAGTGATCGCCTTCGGCGGTCACTTTTTGTATAAGCATAAAAGAAAACGTCTGAATTATCTTCAGACGTTAAATGGTTTTAGATTGTTGCGCGAATGTGGAAAAGGGGTCCAGGGGGCGGAGCCCCATGCGTCATAGGCAGCGATTAATTATTTATTAATCGCTGCGAGGAATGCGTCCTTCTTGTCCTGCAAGAATTCCTTGCTGTTGTATTTGCGGATACGGCGGAGAGCCTGGTCACGCAACTGACGGACGCGTTCGTGGGAAATGTTCATGGATTCGCCCACTTCACGAAGCGTCTGCGGAGCTTCCTGGTTGATGCCGAAGATGCCGGTAATCACCTTGGCTTCGCGTTCCGGAAGCTGTTCCATGAGGTCGCGGGCCAAAGCTTCGACGCTCTGGATTTCGGATTCGTTTTCCGGGTTCGTTGCGGTACCGTCGGGGAGCACTTCGGCATACGTTGCCTTGGAGTCTGCCTTGAGCGGGCTGTCGAACGAAACGCCACGCTGACCGATCTGGATAAGTTCGCGGATTTCTTCGTTGATTTCCTTACCGCGGCTCTGTTCGTGCAAAGCCTTACGCACGCGGAGGTGCTGGTTAGCCGGCAAACGAATCAGGTTGCCCTGTTCGTTAATGGCACGGGTAATGTATGCCTTAATCCACCACACGCCGTAACTGATGAACTTAAGACCACGGGTATGTTCAAAGGATTCGATAGCACGTACAAGACCCATGGCGCCTTCGCTCACCAAGTCCGGCAGCGGAATCGGGCAACCACGGTATTGAATAGCGACTTTCAAAACGAAACGCATGTTGGCAGAAATAAGCTTCTTACGGGCGATCTTGTCGCCTTCTTTAGCTTTCTGGAACAGAATCTGCTCTTCTTCACGAGAGAGGGGAGCTGTGCGTCTAATATCTTCGAGGTAACGTTTTAGAGTAGTATCAGTAGAATCAATATGCATTTTATAACCTTACATCCTTAATATCGTATTTTTTTAAGCAAGATGCGTGCCAAAAGTGTAAAAAATTTGCAAAGTGTATCAAATTTCCCGTATATTGTCACACTTTCATGAATTTTGTCTCCAAATTTAGAAAAGTTGTCTGTGAATTTCAACTATTGTCGTGAATTTGTGACATTTACCGAGCTTGGGGGGGGCGCAGACATAGTGTGTGCGGACTTATGAGAAAATTTGGGGTTTTAGGGGCTTGCCCCCTAGGAGAGGGGGTAAAGGAGGACTCGTCGATGGCCTGGCCGCTAAGCGAACATTCCGGAACGGCCATGTGAGCGTGCGGAGCAGGCTGAGTCGAGGCCGTATTTAGGGGGAGGCATACCCCTTACAGACCGTTCGGCTCTATTTCTAACAAAAAAAATGTAATGTTGCCACACGGCAAAAATTGAATTCCAAATTTTGAATTCCGAATTAGTATATTTTACACGCTATGTCTATTAAAGAACCTGATCAGTCTGTCTGGAACAGATTTTGGCAACAGAAGAACGATATGGACAAGGTTTATCCTTCGTCCCCGTCTGTGTTGAATACGATTAAGAAGAATTTTAAGCTCGAAGGCCTCAAGGTTTTGGAAGTGGGTGCCGGTACCGGTCGCGATAGTGCCGAACTGGCCCGCTTGGGTGCCGACGTCTACGTGCTCGATTACGCCGAAAACAGTTTGAAAATTGTGGATGCCATTCGCGCGAAAGATAACCTTTACGATAACCTGAAGCTTGTGCGTGGCGATGCGTTCAAGGCTCCGTTCCCGGATTGCACTTTTGACTTGGTGTTCCATCAGGGCTTGGCCGAACATTTTAAGGATTCGCTCCCGCTGATCAAGGAAAACTACCGCATTCTAAAGCATGGTGGCCATTGTCTGTGCGACGTGCCGCAGACCGTTCACCCGTACACCGTTATCAAGCATATTCTGATTGCGATGGACAAGTGGTTTGCCGGTTGGGAAAAACAGTTCACCATGCCGCAGCTCAAGAAGCTCATGACCGATGCGGGCTTTGAATGCGTTTACGATTATGGCGACTGGATGCGTCCGAACCTGTTCTACCGCATTGTGCGCGAAGTGGGCTTCAAGGTGGGTGTGGAACTGCCGAAGTATCCGCTGCAGGGGTCTGCTTACCAGAAGGTCAAGGACAAGATTCTTGATTCTCTCGAAAACAATTCGCTTATGCACTACACGCAGTTGTGCATTGGAGTCTTGGGCAAGAAGCCCTAGCCGATGAACATCCTTGTAGTTAATTACCGCGACCGGATGCACCCTGCTGCAGGGGGCGCCGAAAAGCACCTTCACCGTATTTTTTCGCAGATTGTAGAAGCGGGGCACAAGGTTGTGCTCTTCACGACGGCGTTCGCTGGTTGCAAGGCTCGCGAGACGGTCGATGGAATCGAGGTGATTCGCAAGGGCGGTGATTTGCTGTTCCAGCTGACGACGGCGATGAATATTCGCAAGCTGGACCGTGAATTCAATTTTGATGTGGTGGTCGAGGACTTGAACAAGCTTCCGCTGTTTACGCCGTTCTTGACCAAGAAACCCGTGGTGGTGCAGATGCACCATTTGTGGCGTGGCTCTATTTTCCATGAGGCATCGTTCCCGATAGCCTTTATGGTGTGGGCGTTCGAAAGCATTATTCCGTGGTTCTACCGCAAACAACCGTTTGTGGTGGTGAGCCCGAGTACCAAGTACGAACTTCAAGAAATTGGAATCGAGGAAGACCGCATTTCGGTGATTTATAATGGTT includes:
- a CDS encoding class I SAM-dependent methyltransferase yields the protein MSIKEPDQSVWNRFWQQKNDMDKVYPSSPSVLNTIKKNFKLEGLKVLEVGAGTGRDSAELARLGADVYVLDYAENSLKIVDAIRAKDNLYDNLKLVRGDAFKAPFPDCTFDLVFHQGLAEHFKDSLPLIKENYRILKHGGHCLCDVPQTVHPYTVIKHILIAMDKWFAGWEKQFTMPQLKKLMTDAGFECVYDYGDWMRPNLFYRIVREVGFKVGVELPKYPLQGSAYQKVKDKILDSLENNSLMHYTQLCIGVLGKKP
- a CDS encoding RNA polymerase sigma factor RpoD/SigA, whose translation is MHIDSTDTTLKRYLEDIRRTAPLSREEEQILFQKAKEGDKIARKKLISANMRFVLKVAIQYRGCPIPLPDLVSEGAMGLVRAIESFEHTRGLKFISYGVWWIKAYITRAINEQGNLIRLPANQHLRVRKALHEQSRGKEINEEIRELIQIGQRGVSFDSPLKADSKATYAEVLPDGTATNPENESEIQSVEALARDLMEQLPEREAKVITGIFGINQEAPQTLREVGESMNISHERVRQLRDQALRRIRKYNSKEFLQDKKDAFLAAINK